One Bacillota bacterium genomic window, TTCCGCAGTCGCGGGAGGCATCATCACTAGTGTTTTACCAGCAGTAGTCGGGCTAATTTCTTTTTTGTTTCTTAAAGAAAAGCTTGAGTGGAGAAAAATTAGCGGGATATTATTTGCGGTGGCGGGCGTCCTGACAGTCAATACTATTGGTTTATCCAACACTGATATGGTGAACGGATCAATTATGGGAAACCTCCTCGTGCTCTTAGCCGTGGTCGGAGAAGCCCTTTTTGTGATCCTCCAAAAAAAGGTGTCTAAAGAAGTGTCACCATTAACTCGTACAACACTGGTTAGTCTCTTCGGATTCATCTTCTTTTTGCCGCTCGCCGTATATGAGGGGCTATATTTTGACTTTGCCTTAGTCAGTTGGCCAGATTGCGTTGCCATTACATATTCTGGGGTCGTCGTAACTGGCATCGCTTATATTCTCTTTTTTAAGGGAGCCTTAGCCGTTCCCGCAACTACCATAGGAGTTTTCGGCGGGTTCATGCCCATCAGCAGCGTTTTGCTTTCCAGTTTGATCCTGGGCGAAACGCTGTTGTTCCATCACCTATTGAGTCTGGGTTTAGTATTAGCAGGGATTGGATTAATCTCAACAACTGTAGAAGCGGAATCACTGCCTGCAAACGGGAGACATCAGCCTGATGTTATTTACGCACATGACCCGGCAAGGAAATGTTAATGAATCGCAAAAACTGCACACTTTTCAACCGAATCTCGACATTGTGAATCTTTTTATAATAATTGGCTATGATCCATATCACAATATACGGAAGCCTCATTAATATTAATGCATGATAGTTCTTCGATGATTTTTTTCTTGCAACTCAATGGAAAAATATAATGTGTAATATTTAAGGACGCTCCATAAACTCAATTTCAGGTGCTTCTTTTTTATTGCCATTAATACCAAAAAGAGCAAATAGTCCG contains:
- a CDS encoding DMT family transporter, which encodes MKNKIPAYLCLAAAMAIAGSSVVVGKILTLRLPVFLIACGSLLTALLVLLPLTWRAHKGFPRISISDLKILSLQAFTGIVLFRVFFLYGLRMTSAVAGGIITSVLPAVVGLISFLFLKEKLEWRKISGILFAVAGVLTVNTIGLSNTDMVNGSIMGNLLVLLAVVGEALFVILQKKVSKEVSPLTRTTLVSLFGFIFFLPLAVYEGLYFDFALVSWPDCVAITYSGVVVTGIAYILFFKGALAVPATTIGVFGGFMPISSVLLSSLILGETLLFHHLLSLGLVLAGIGLISTTVEAESLPANGRHQPDVIYAHDPARKC